A single Symbiobacterium thermophilum IAM 14863 DNA region contains:
- a CDS encoding DNA adenine methylase produces MKPLWVQNRKYIGSKHNLLPFIEQVVAERAPEARSLADPFTGSAVVAYHFAARGLTVAAADNLYHNYIAARCFLGGRPGEVRWDRVAELIAHLNRLPPEQGYCWREYGGTYFTPENAGRIDAVREQIARWRQERIIGEQEEAVLLTSLIYAADKVANTCGQYDAFLKHLGAKPYAEDGTHLVDATVYKPLELGLPQVVESEANRVYCGDADHLIDRMEADVLYLDPPYNSRQYIDNYHVLENIARWEKPRLYGKTRKFARDGLKSAYSRRSTAGAHLTRLIQRARARHILLSYNNEGIIPDEVIRAALEQRGPVELFERRYAIFGNGAGRSGRRPIVERLFYCRVVR; encoded by the coding sequence GTGAAGCCGCTCTGGGTGCAGAACCGGAAGTACATCGGCAGCAAGCACAACCTGCTGCCGTTCATCGAGCAGGTGGTGGCGGAGCGGGCCCCTGAGGCCCGCTCCCTCGCCGACCCGTTCACCGGCTCCGCGGTGGTCGCGTACCATTTCGCCGCCCGGGGCCTGACCGTCGCCGCAGCCGACAACCTCTACCACAACTACATCGCCGCCCGGTGCTTCCTGGGCGGCCGCCCGGGCGAGGTGCGCTGGGACCGGGTGGCCGAGCTGATCGCCCATCTGAACCGGCTGCCACCGGAGCAGGGCTACTGCTGGCGGGAGTACGGCGGCACCTACTTCACGCCGGAGAACGCCGGCCGTATCGACGCCGTCCGGGAACAGATCGCCCGCTGGCGGCAGGAGCGGATCATCGGGGAGCAGGAGGAGGCGGTGCTGCTCACGAGTCTGATCTACGCTGCCGACAAGGTCGCCAACACCTGCGGCCAGTACGACGCCTTCCTGAAGCACCTGGGCGCGAAGCCCTATGCCGAGGACGGCACCCACCTGGTTGACGCGACGGTCTACAAGCCGCTGGAGCTGGGCCTGCCGCAGGTGGTGGAGTCGGAGGCCAACCGGGTTTACTGCGGCGATGCCGATCACCTGATCGACCGGATGGAGGCGGACGTGCTCTACCTGGATCCGCCGTACAACAGCCGGCAGTACATTGACAACTACCACGTGCTGGAGAACATCGCCCGATGGGAGAAGCCCCGCCTGTACGGCAAGACCCGCAAGTTTGCCCGGGACGGTCTGAAGTCCGCCTATTCCCGGCGGTCGACGGCCGGGGCACATCTCACCCGGCTGATCCAGCGGGCGCGGGCGCGGCACATCCTGCTCTCTTATAACAATGAAGGAATCATCCCGGACGAGGTGATCCGGGCCGCACTGGAGCAGCGGGGCCCGGTGGAGCTGTTCGAGCGGCGCTACGCCATCTTCGGCAACGGCGCGGGGCGCTCGGGCCGACGGCCGATCGTGGAGCGGCTGTTCTACTGCAGAGTGGTGCGATAA
- a CDS encoding GNAT family N-acetyltransferase: MHPYRIQPPRTLADQQWLRDLWTAEWGGETMITRGRVHRLADLQALIAWDGAAPVGAATFHVEGTDCELMSLNAIRPGGGVGSALLQAVEDAARQAGCRRVWLITSNDNLDALRFYQRRGYRLVAVHPGAIDEARRLKPTIPLVGEHGIPIHDELELEKRLS; the protein is encoded by the coding sequence ATGCATCCGTACCGTATTCAGCCGCCCCGAACCCTGGCCGATCAACAGTGGCTCCGGGACCTCTGGACCGCGGAATGGGGCGGAGAGACCATGATCACCCGAGGCCGGGTGCACCGGCTCGCGGACCTGCAGGCGCTCATCGCCTGGGACGGCGCCGCGCCCGTAGGCGCTGCGACGTTTCACGTGGAGGGAACGGACTGCGAGCTCATGAGCCTCAACGCCATCCGCCCGGGCGGCGGCGTGGGCTCCGCGCTCCTGCAGGCGGTGGAGGACGCCGCCCGGCAGGCCGGCTGCCGGCGGGTGTGGCTGATCACCTCCAACGACAACCTGGACGCCCTCCGGTTCTACCAGCGGAGGGGGTACCGGCTGGTGGCCGTGCACCCTGGCGCCATCGACGAGGCCCGGCGTCTGAAGCCGACCATTCCCCTGGTGGGGGAGCACGGCATCCCGATCCACGACGAACTGGAGCTGGAGAAGCGGCTGTCGTGA
- a CDS encoding DegV family protein, with translation MGIRIVTDSTADLPKELCRELGIEVIPLTVRFGEEAYLDGVTLDSDGFWAKLKESPHHPSTAQPAPGDFLEVYRRIHEAGDEIVSIHISSKMSGTVNSAEIAAQMLPEARISIVDTRSVSLGLGLVVIGAARMAREGKSREEIVAWAHKTCDRMNILFTIDTLEFLQRNGRIGKATALLGGLLGIKLILQVDKEGVVAPADKVRGRSRVFARAREIMHERVPPGRRIRMAVVHAQAPEQAQAWGEEVKRDYQVEEYLVGQLGAVVACHAGPGALGVIFHEVD, from the coding sequence ATGGGGATTCGCATTGTGACCGACAGCACCGCCGACCTGCCGAAGGAGCTGTGCAGGGAGCTGGGGATTGAGGTGATCCCCCTGACCGTCCGGTTCGGGGAGGAAGCCTACCTGGACGGCGTGACCCTGGATTCCGACGGGTTCTGGGCCAAGCTGAAGGAGAGCCCGCACCACCCCAGCACCGCCCAGCCGGCGCCGGGGGACTTCCTGGAGGTGTACCGGCGGATCCACGAGGCGGGGGACGAGATCGTGTCGATCCACATCTCCTCCAAGATGTCCGGCACGGTCAACTCGGCCGAGATCGCCGCGCAGATGCTCCCGGAGGCCCGCATCAGCATCGTGGACACCCGGTCGGTGTCGCTGGGGCTCGGCCTGGTGGTGATCGGCGCCGCCCGGATGGCCAGGGAGGGCAAGAGCCGGGAGGAGATCGTCGCCTGGGCCCACAAGACCTGCGACCGGATGAACATCCTGTTCACCATCGACACGCTGGAGTTTCTCCAGCGGAACGGACGCATCGGAAAGGCGACGGCCCTGCTCGGGGGGCTGCTGGGTATCAAACTGATCCTCCAGGTCGACAAGGAGGGCGTGGTGGCCCCGGCGGATAAGGTCCGCGGCCGGTCGCGGGTGTTCGCCCGGGCCCGGGAGATCATGCACGAGCGGGTGCCGCCGGGCCGGCGCATCCGGATGGCGGTGGTGCACGCGCAGGCACCCGAGCAGGCGCAGGCCTGGGGCGAAGAGGTGAAGCGGGACTACCAGGTGGAGGAGTACCTGGTCGGCCAGCTGGGGGCCGTGGTCGCCTGCCACGCGGGGCCGGGGGCCTTGGGCGTCATCTTCCACGAAGTTGACTGA
- a CDS encoding YceD family protein, whose amino-acid sequence MRIDVADIKQEVGSHKLTDLSVTLDSAEFGGAEVRFDRPFTGKAKIWNLGDRLLVQAELQGEVRLTCSRCLREYTQPVSVSFEEEFREGEPGAEGPDEEDGDESVEPVSFYSDDELDVTEVARDHILLALPMKPLCSEACQGLCPRCGKDLNEGPCGCGGAEENVDPRLAVLKDLLRKPDSNS is encoded by the coding sequence GTGCGCATTGATGTGGCGGACATCAAACAGGAGGTCGGCAGCCACAAGCTTACCGATCTGTCGGTCACCCTGGATTCTGCCGAGTTCGGCGGGGCGGAGGTCCGGTTCGACCGTCCGTTCACCGGCAAGGCGAAGATCTGGAACCTGGGCGACCGCCTGCTGGTGCAGGCGGAACTTCAGGGCGAGGTCCGGCTGACCTGCAGCCGCTGCCTCCGGGAGTACACACAGCCCGTGTCCGTGTCCTTCGAGGAGGAGTTCAGGGAGGGGGAGCCGGGCGCGGAAGGGCCGGATGAAGAGGACGGCGACGAGTCCGTGGAGCCAGTCTCGTTCTACAGCGACGACGAGCTGGACGTAACGGAGGTGGCGCGCGACCACATCCTGCTCGCGCTGCCCATGAAGCCGCTCTGCAGCGAGGCGTGCCAGGGGCTCTGCCCCCGGTGCGGCAAGGACCTCAACGAAGGGCCGTGCGGCTGCGGCGGGGCGGAGGAGAACGTTGATCCCCGGCTGGCGGTGCTGAAGGATCTGCTCCGTAAGCCGGATTCCAATTCCTAA
- a CDS encoding YlbL family protein has product MRAVVLWFRQLDAWVRRLFVLSSLIAVLGAVLVYTPTPYYVTAPGAAIDTSRLVTVENGDVHRGHLYLLVVNTQPANLFWYLYAQVDRRAVLETKEQYLGSFESYAEYLDWNRQLMTESQRTARAVAFQQLGFGEGVRSVGARVVGVLTDSPARGLLHAGDVIVAVAGEPVTGSESLRSRMAGIPGGEEVPVTVLRGGGEVTLTLPTRASQEAGREGSAVFGITIQDELEFDDDAVPVEIRSGSIFGPSAGLMFTLQIIDQLTPGGLTDLVVAGTGTIEPDGRVGRIGGVQQKVYTAEAAGADLMFVPRGNYEEAIAVATRVQVVPVDHVRDALEWLRAAGPQDG; this is encoded by the coding sequence TTGCGGGCGGTCGTCCTGTGGTTTCGCCAGCTGGACGCGTGGGTTCGACGGCTGTTTGTGCTGTCGAGCCTCATTGCTGTTCTGGGCGCCGTTCTGGTCTATACGCCGACCCCATACTACGTGACGGCACCCGGCGCCGCCATCGACACCAGCCGGCTGGTGACGGTGGAGAACGGCGACGTTCACCGGGGCCATCTGTACTTGCTGGTGGTCAACACGCAGCCCGCCAACCTGTTCTGGTACCTGTACGCCCAGGTGGACCGGCGGGCCGTGCTGGAGACGAAGGAGCAGTACCTGGGCAGCTTCGAAAGCTACGCCGAGTACCTGGACTGGAACCGGCAGCTCATGACCGAAAGCCAGCGCACCGCCCGGGCCGTGGCCTTCCAGCAGCTGGGCTTCGGCGAGGGGGTGCGCTCCGTCGGGGCCCGGGTCGTGGGCGTGCTGACCGACAGCCCGGCCCGCGGGCTGCTGCACGCCGGGGACGTCATCGTGGCGGTCGCGGGGGAGCCGGTTACCGGCAGCGAGTCCCTCCGCAGCCGGATGGCCGGCATCCCCGGGGGGGAAGAGGTGCCCGTCACCGTCCTGCGCGGCGGCGGGGAGGTGACCCTGACCCTGCCCACCCGGGCATCGCAGGAGGCGGGGCGCGAGGGCAGCGCCGTCTTCGGCATCACCATCCAGGACGAGCTGGAGTTCGACGACGATGCCGTGCCGGTGGAGATCCGCTCCGGATCGATCTTCGGGCCGTCCGCGGGCCTCATGTTCACCCTCCAGATCATCGACCAGCTGACCCCCGGCGGCCTCACCGACCTGGTGGTGGCCGGCACCGGGACCATCGAGCCCGACGGCCGGGTGGGGCGCATCGGGGGCGTGCAGCAGAAGGTGTACACGGCCGAGGCCGCCGGCGCGGACCTGATGTTCGTCCCCCGGGGCAACTACGAGGAGGCGATCGCCGTGGCCACCCGGGTGCAGGTGGTGCCGGTCGACCACGTGCGCGACGCCCTGGAGTGGCTGCGAGCGGCCGGGCCGCAGGACGGATAG
- the fapR gene encoding transcription factor FapR, with amino-acid sequence MTAGLKKRDRQAALREKIRENPFLSDEELAHIFGVSIQTIRLDRLALGIPELRERTKSVAERTYGIVKSMGSKEIVGELIDIVLGERGISILETTEDMVFERSRVVRGQFIYAQAESLAIALIDADVVLTGLANIKFKRPVTVGEKLVAKGEVIRRRRNQHVVLVETRVGTENVFRGKFSVFEVDPARVGGGV; translated from the coding sequence GTGACGGCCGGATTGAAGAAGCGGGACCGGCAGGCTGCGCTGCGGGAGAAGATCCGCGAGAACCCGTTCCTCAGCGACGAGGAGCTGGCGCACATCTTCGGCGTCAGCATCCAGACCATCCGGCTCGACCGGCTGGCCCTGGGGATCCCGGAGCTGCGGGAGCGGACCAAGTCGGTGGCGGAGCGCACCTACGGCATCGTCAAGTCCATGGGTTCCAAGGAGATCGTCGGCGAGCTGATCGACATCGTCCTGGGCGAGCGGGGCATCTCCATCCTGGAGACCACCGAGGACATGGTCTTCGAGCGCAGCCGGGTGGTGCGGGGACAGTTCATCTACGCCCAGGCCGAGTCCCTGGCGATCGCGCTCATCGACGCCGACGTGGTGCTGACGGGCCTCGCCAACATCAAGTTCAAGCGGCCGGTCACCGTTGGGGAGAAGCTGGTGGCCAAGGGGGAGGTCATCCGCCGCCGGCGCAACCAGCACGTGGTCCTGGTCGAGACGCGCGTGGGCACCGAAAACGTCTTCCGCGGCAAGTTCTCCGTGTTCGAGGTGGATCCGGCCAGAGTCGGAGGAGGCGTATAA
- the rpmF gene encoding 50S ribosomal protein L32: MAVPKRKVSKSRRDSRRAQTFRLEAPNLSPCPNCRTPRLPHRVCPNCGYYQGRVVIQHEAEAAE; encoded by the coding sequence ATGGCGGTTCCGAAGAGAAAGGTGTCCAAGTCCCGTAGGGACTCCCGGCGGGCCCAGACCTTCCGCCTTGAGGCGCCGAACCTGAGCCCGTGCCCGAATTGCCGGACGCCCAGGCTTCCGCACCGGGTCTGCCCCAACTGTGGCTACTACCAGGGCCGGGTCGTGATCCAGCACGAGGCCGAAGCTGCCGAGTAG
- the coaD gene encoding pantetheine-phosphate adenylyltransferase, producing the protein MIKAVCPGSFDPVTLGHLDIIERAARTFDEVVVAVLTNPRKEPLFTVEERLEMLREATKHIPNVSVAAADGLLVDFARQQGCRVIVKGLRPIQDFEYEWQMGAVNRQLDGNIETCFLMSRIEYAHLSSSIVRELAYFGRPTEGLVPPFTARRLREKFAKTQP; encoded by the coding sequence GTGATCAAGGCAGTCTGTCCCGGGAGCTTCGATCCCGTGACGCTCGGACATCTCGATATCATCGAACGGGCCGCCCGCACCTTCGACGAGGTCGTCGTGGCGGTGCTGACCAACCCCCGCAAGGAGCCGCTCTTCACCGTGGAGGAGCGGCTGGAGATGTTGCGGGAGGCTACCAAGCACATCCCCAATGTCTCGGTGGCGGCCGCGGACGGCCTGCTGGTGGACTTCGCCCGCCAGCAGGGGTGCCGGGTCATCGTGAAGGGACTCCGGCCGATTCAGGACTTCGAATACGAATGGCAGATGGGCGCCGTGAACCGGCAGTTGGACGGGAACATCGAGACGTGCTTCCTCATGAGCCGCATCGAGTACGCACACCTCTCCTCGAGCATCGTGCGGGAACTGGCCTACTTCGGCCGCCCGACGGAGGGGCTGGTGCCGCCGTTCACCGCAAGGCGGCTCCGGGAAAAGTTCGCCAAGACACAACCCTGA
- a CDS encoding S-layer homology domain-containing protein, whose translation MSRRWMTAVATALLVISSAAPAAAAAAEPAPVVDSAPQPDSQQTPSSPADATGPEAPADAPALPDEAADDDADPEAGAAPGSVTDPDPEAEPETEPETEPETEPETEPETEPDTEPALFADLPQDHWAYPEVERLVAAGVIHGDPAGRFRPDAPISRAEFLKMLLTARRLDPAGKCAGLFADAQCWTWYAPYVELAYRLAIVEPKTDMLDDEPDYFDPEGAITRQEVVTALIRATGKRWTAQTMHWREASEILGRYADGADVTEPYRKPMALALTEGLVRGFGDGTLRPWHQVTRAEAAALVGRVLLDAPDLPTVSLDGHEVVYVDALDMRTTMYTTGEAGVGTRTATGVTVRPGAVAVDPAVIPLGTLLFVEGYGYAVAVDTGGAVKGNAIDLFDWVSHREALLFGIQTRRVWVLP comes from the coding sequence ATGTCCAGGAGATGGATGACCGCCGTCGCGACGGCCCTGCTGGTGATCAGCAGTGCGGCGCCTGCCGCCGCAGCAGCCGCTGAGCCGGCTCCCGTCGTGGATTCGGCCCCCCAGCCAGACTCACAGCAGACTCCCTCGTCTCCCGCTGACGCCACCGGGCCGGAGGCGCCGGCCGACGCACCGGCGCTGCCCGATGAGGCGGCCGATGACGACGCCGACCCGGAAGCCGGCGCAGCGCCCGGATCCGTGACGGATCCCGATCCTGAGGCCGAACCTGAGACCGAGCCTGAGACCGAGCCTGAGACCGAGCCTGAGACCGAGCCTGAGACCGAGCCTGACACGGAACCCGCCCTCTTCGCGGACCTTCCGCAGGATCACTGGGCCTACCCGGAGGTGGAGCGCCTGGTCGCGGCCGGCGTGATCCACGGCGACCCGGCGGGCCGCTTCCGGCCCGACGCCCCCATTTCCCGGGCGGAGTTCCTGAAGATGCTGCTCACGGCGCGCCGGCTGGATCCGGCCGGGAAGTGCGCCGGCCTGTTTGCCGACGCCCAGTGCTGGACCTGGTACGCCCCTTACGTGGAACTGGCCTACCGGCTGGCCATCGTGGAACCCAAGACCGATATGCTGGATGACGAACCCGATTACTTCGACCCCGAGGGGGCCATCACCCGGCAGGAAGTGGTGACCGCCCTCATCCGCGCGACAGGGAAGCGCTGGACCGCGCAGACCATGCACTGGCGTGAGGCCAGCGAGATCCTCGGCCGCTACGCCGACGGCGCGGACGTCACGGAACCGTACCGCAAGCCCATGGCCCTCGCCCTCACCGAGGGGCTGGTGCGCGGCTTCGGCGACGGGACGCTGCGCCCGTGGCACCAGGTGACCCGCGCCGAGGCGGCGGCCCTGGTGGGCCGGGTGCTGCTGGACGCCCCTGACCTGCCGACGGTGAGCCTGGACGGCCATGAGGTGGTCTACGTCGACGCGCTCGACATGCGCACCACCATGTACACCACCGGCGAGGCCGGCGTGGGGACGCGGACCGCCACGGGCGTCACCGTGCGGCCGGGCGCGGTCGCGGTGGACCCGGCCGTCATCCCGCTGGGAACGCTGCTCTTCGTCGAGGGGTACGGCTACGCGGTGGCCGTGGACACCGGCGGGGCGGTGAAGGGCAACGCCATCGACCTGTTCGACTGGGTCTCCCACCGGGAGGCGCTCCTCTTCGGCATCCAGACCCGCCGGGTCTGGGTCCTGCCCTGA
- the plsX gene encoding phosphate acyltransferase PlsX encodes MGFRIAVDAMGSDAAPAPEVSGTIQAAREWPDLRFVLLGDDSRIRAEAEKAGGLPGNVEVVHTTQVITPDEEPTKAVRSKKDAPLTVAARLVKEGQADALLSAGSTGALVVVGTLGIGRMKGIDRPALGTIMPTVKQPVFMLDVGATPDARPEWLVQFALMGDIYAREILGLSRPRVALLSNGTEAEKGNAVVKATYPLLQELPSIHFIGNIEARDVPFGGADVVVADGFPGNVLLKTYEGVAMALFQSLKEALTGSPLTAVGAALAKPGLKKMAKRFDYTEYGGALLLGLKAPVVKCHGSSNARAIYSGLRVMKLALEGRVIDRLAEAIAQLPAKNPKEEGDPPA; translated from the coding sequence ATGGGCTTTCGCATCGCCGTAGACGCCATGGGCAGCGACGCAGCACCCGCCCCGGAAGTCTCGGGTACCATCCAGGCGGCCCGCGAGTGGCCGGACCTCCGCTTCGTGCTGTTGGGCGACGACTCCCGCATCCGGGCCGAGGCGGAGAAGGCCGGCGGGCTGCCCGGCAACGTCGAGGTCGTGCACACGACCCAGGTGATCACCCCGGATGAGGAGCCGACCAAGGCCGTCCGGTCCAAGAAGGACGCCCCCCTGACGGTGGCGGCCCGGCTGGTGAAGGAGGGGCAGGCCGATGCCCTGCTCAGCGCCGGGTCCACGGGCGCCCTGGTGGTGGTGGGCACGCTCGGCATCGGCCGGATGAAGGGCATCGACCGGCCGGCCCTGGGGACCATCATGCCCACCGTGAAGCAGCCGGTCTTCATGCTGGACGTGGGTGCCACACCCGACGCCCGGCCGGAGTGGCTGGTGCAGTTCGCCCTCATGGGCGACATCTATGCCCGGGAGATCCTGGGCCTCAGCCGCCCCCGGGTCGCGCTGCTGAGCAACGGCACCGAGGCGGAGAAGGGCAACGCCGTCGTCAAGGCGACGTACCCGCTCCTGCAGGAGCTGCCGTCCATCCACTTCATCGGCAACATCGAGGCCCGGGACGTCCCCTTCGGTGGCGCCGACGTGGTGGTCGCCGACGGGTTCCCCGGCAACGTGCTGCTGAAGACCTACGAGGGCGTGGCGATGGCCCTGTTCCAGTCCCTGAAGGAGGCGCTCACCGGTTCGCCGCTGACCGCCGTTGGCGCCGCCCTGGCCAAGCCCGGGCTGAAGAAGATGGCGAAGCGGTTCGACTACACCGAGTACGGCGGCGCTCTGCTGCTGGGCCTGAAGGCGCCGGTGGTCAAGTGCCACGGCTCCTCCAACGCCCGGGCGATCTACAGCGGGCTCCGCGTCATGAAGCTGGCCCTGGAAGGCCGCGTGATCGACCGGCTGGCTGAGGCGATCGCCCAACTGCCGGCCAAGAATCCGAAGGAAGAGGGGGATCCCCCGGCATGA
- a CDS encoding beta-ketoacyl-ACP synthase III: MKIRPVGITGLGMAVPERVLTNHDLERMVDTSDEWIRTRTGIRERRIAAPHEASSDYALRAAREAMAQAGVTPEQIDLIICATVTPDMPMPATAALVQAALGAHRAAAFDLSAACPGWIYGVVMAQQSIATGLYDCALVIGVELLSKMVNWQDRKTCVLFGDAAGAAVLQPVSEGRGILSSVLGAEGAGHCHLYTPAGGSRLPASPETVAQGLHYVHMNGPEVFKFAVRVMDEATVQVVEKAGLTVGDIDLLVPHQANVRIIDSAVKRLGLAPEKVVVNLDRYGNTSSASIPVALTEALTEGRVRDGDLVVCVSFGAGLVWGALALRWGR, from the coding sequence ATGAAGATACGCCCCGTCGGCATCACCGGCCTGGGCATGGCGGTTCCCGAGCGGGTCCTGACCAATCACGACCTGGAGCGGATGGTGGACACCTCCGACGAGTGGATCCGCACCCGCACCGGCATCCGGGAGCGGCGGATCGCGGCGCCCCACGAGGCCAGCTCGGACTACGCGCTTCGTGCGGCCCGGGAGGCGATGGCGCAGGCGGGGGTGACGCCGGAGCAGATCGACCTGATCATCTGCGCCACGGTCACCCCGGACATGCCCATGCCGGCCACGGCCGCCCTGGTGCAGGCTGCCCTGGGCGCACACCGGGCTGCCGCGTTCGACCTGTCCGCCGCCTGCCCCGGCTGGATCTACGGCGTGGTGATGGCGCAGCAGTCCATTGCCACGGGGCTCTACGACTGCGCCCTGGTCATCGGGGTGGAGCTGCTGTCCAAGATGGTGAACTGGCAGGACCGCAAGACCTGCGTGCTGTTCGGCGATGCGGCCGGCGCGGCGGTGCTGCAGCCGGTGTCGGAGGGGCGCGGCATCCTCTCCTCCGTGCTGGGGGCCGAGGGGGCGGGCCACTGCCACCTCTACACGCCTGCGGGCGGCTCCCGCCTGCCCGCCTCGCCGGAGACGGTGGCGCAGGGGCTGCACTACGTGCACATGAACGGGCCCGAGGTGTTCAAGTTCGCAGTGCGGGTCATGGACGAGGCCACGGTGCAGGTGGTCGAAAAGGCCGGCCTCACGGTGGGCGACATCGACCTGCTGGTGCCGCACCAGGCCAACGTCCGCATCATTGACAGCGCGGTGAAGCGGCTGGGGCTGGCGCCGGAGAAGGTGGTGGTCAACCTGGATCGCTATGGCAACACCTCGTCCGCGTCGATCCCGGTGGCCCTCACCGAGGCGCTCACGGAGGGGCGGGTGCGGGACGGCGACCTGGTGGTCTGCGTGTCGTTCGGAGCCGGTCTGGTATGGGGCGCCCTGGCGCTGCGCTGGGGGCGATAA
- the rsmD gene encoding 16S rRNA (guanine(966)-N(2))-methyltransferase RsmD, with the protein MRVITGSAKGRPLKTVKSRAVRPTSDRVKESLFNIIGSRVVDADFLDLFAGSGAVGIEALSRGARACVFVELQTAHLKVVADNLRTTGLAGRAELIRRDARAALVDLAHRGRRFDFIFVDPPYGQDLVPAVLALIDGHGVLAEDGWVICEHHAKDPVPAAAGGLYRFREVLFGETMLSIYRADARDAGGQNS; encoded by the coding sequence GTGCGTGTCATCACAGGATCGGCGAAGGGCCGGCCGCTGAAGACCGTCAAGAGCCGCGCCGTCCGGCCCACCAGCGACCGGGTGAAGGAGTCGCTGTTTAACATCATCGGGTCCCGGGTGGTGGATGCGGACTTCCTGGACCTGTTTGCCGGATCGGGCGCTGTGGGCATCGAGGCGCTGAGCCGCGGCGCCCGTGCCTGCGTGTTTGTCGAATTGCAGACCGCCCACCTGAAGGTGGTGGCGGACAACCTGAGGACGACAGGACTGGCCGGGCGGGCGGAGCTGATCCGCCGGGACGCCCGCGCCGCTCTGGTCGATCTGGCCCACCGCGGCCGCCGGTTCGACTTCATCTTCGTCGATCCGCCCTATGGGCAGGACCTGGTGCCGGCGGTGCTGGCGCTGATCGATGGTCACGGCGTGCTGGCCGAGGACGGCTGGGTGATCTGCGAGCACCACGCCAAGGACCCGGTCCCGGCGGCAGCAGGAGGTCTGTATCGGTTCAGGGAAGTACTGTTTGGTGAAACGATGCTATCCATCTATCGGGCTGACGCCCGTGATGCCGGGGGGCAGAATTCGTGA